The nucleotide window CGAGCACGGCCGCCCGAAGCCAACCGATGTGTGCCCCGTCCGATGAAATTCTCGATGGACCATCCGCCCCCGTCCCAGCTCATTGGGAGCTGACCCCAAAAGGTACTCCAAAACCGAACTTGAGGTGGACGTCCTTCTGCTTGAGCTTGCTGCTGGTTTGGGTCGTGACCAGGTAGTCGGCATTGTAGCTGTAGAGATCGGCGCCGACACTCAAGCCGATGCCGCCGAGTCGAAGCCCCGCGCCGGCCCCGAAAATCCCGGTGAGATAGCTGGACTTGGCCGCGTTCGTGAAGGCCACCCCGCCCCGGCTGATCATCCCGAGGCCGCCATTGACGAAGAGGGTCAATGGGCTGGTGATCGGAAGGATGAAGACCACGAGCTGGCCGGCCCCCGTAAACAGCTTGGCGTCGCGCTTCTGGAGGCTGCTGCCCGGCCCGATCTGATAGGTCGTCGGCACGTAGTTGCCGCTGAACGATACGCCGAGGTGCTTCCCGAAGGTGGCCCCGATTCGGGCGCCGAACGAAAACCCACCCTCGAGCGAGTCGACGGTGCCGGTGGTGGCAATACTCTGGAGTTTTTCGGTCGGGATGTAGAAGCCGACCTGGGGGGCAAAGTTCAACCGGGTTTGGGCCTGGACGGCCGGGGCGACAAGGAGGGCAAGCAGGACCAGGTGGGCCGGGCGCATTCGGATGACTCCGGTCGAAGTTTGGGTGGTCCAGGACAGTTCCAAACTACACCGACCGGTCACCGGAGTCTCACCTGGGTCTCATCTTCCGCTTGCCTTGGCTAAGTGCTTGTCGGAATGAGAGTTGTTAGCTGCGGGAATCCCCGATACCTTTCGCGGCCATGGCAGACCGCCTCGATCCAACCCTCAAAGATCCGGCGTCATTCCGACACTGGACGCCAGTCCTGATCCGGTTTCGGGATCTGGATTTGCTCGGCCATGTCAACAATGTGAACTTGGCCGGCTGGCTCGAAGACGGCCGGGTGTCGCTGGAACTGCCGATCCAGCCGCTGTCGAGCGACTATCGCGGTCCGGTCATCGTGTTGGTCGATTCCCACATTCAGTATCTCGACGAAACCCGGCTCGGCGACGAAGTGAAGGTCGGGACCCGGGTCCAGCGGATCGGCGGCACGTCCGTGGTCATCGGCCAAGCGGTGTTCGCGAGCGGGCGGTGCGTCGCGATTGCCGAATTCGTGGAAGTGCTGGTCGGCAACGAGTCGCGGAAGCCGGAGCCTTGGCCGGCCGAGTTCCGGGCGTTGTTCGAGCAATGGCGTTAGCGCTCCTGATCGGGGCCCAACTGGCGGGGTTGCTGCTGATGCCGCTCGGGTTGCCAGGGCTCTGGCTGATGCTCGCCGCCGGTCTCGCCACCCTCGCCGAGATTCTCGAGCTTACCCTCACCGCCCGCTATACCAAGAAATACGGCGGTTCGT belongs to Gemmatimonadota bacterium and includes:
- a CDS encoding acyl-CoA thioesterase codes for the protein MADRLDPTLKDPASFRHWTPVLIRFRDLDLLGHVNNVNLAGWLEDGRVSLELPIQPLSSDYRGPVIVLVDSHIQYLDETRLGDEVKVGTRVQRIGGTSVVIGQAVFASGRCVAIAEFVEVLVGNESRKPEPWPAEFRALFEQWR
- a CDS encoding DUF456 family protein, which encodes MALALLIGAQLAGLLLMPLGLPGLWLMLAAGLATLAEILELTLTARYTKKYGGSSRAGWGALFGGLAGAFMGVPIPIVGSVIGAFAVILVVRAF